A single window of Channa argus isolate prfri chromosome 12, Channa argus male v1.0, whole genome shotgun sequence DNA harbors:
- the LOC137137570 gene encoding carcinoembryonic antigen-related cell adhesion molecule 20-like isoform X3: MDVSITVCEGLDGSTQLRGIRNTEGFLSVCNSNETATTSCTIDRAYLTDSGEYWCETKGGNKSNIVSITVTAGPVILESPVLPVMEGGCVTLSCRIKTTSFNIFPSFYKGGRFIANSSTGEIIIHRVSKSDEGLYKCNISDVGESPQSLLIIKEPHKDTSSSSDDFIHVYLVLRTVFTIVMVALLLLLVGLLHFGKLGALQK, from the exons ATGGACGTGTCCATAACAGTG TGTGAGGGTCTCGATGGCTCCACTCAACTGAGGGGTATCAGAAATACTGAGGGATTTCTTTCAGTATGTAATTCAAATGAGACAGCAACAACTTCCTGCACCATTGACAGAGCCTACTTAACAGACAGTGGAGAATACTGGTGTGAGACTAAAGgaggaaataaaagcaacatCGTCAGCATCACTGTGACTG ctggTCCTGTGATCCTGGAGAGTCCTGTTCTCCCTGTTATGGAGGGAGGCTGTGTGACTCTGAGCTGCAGAATCAAGACGACGTCCTTCaatatttttccttctttctatAAAGGTGGACGTTTCATAGCAAACAGCTCTACAGGAGAAATTATCATTCACAGAGTTTCCAAGTCTGACGAAGGACTTTACAAATGTAACATCTCTGATGTTGGGGAATCACCACAGAGCCTGTTGATTATTAAag AGCCTCACAAAGACACGTCTTCATCCTCAGATGACTTCATTCACGTTTATCTTGTCTTGCGAACTGTTTTCACCATAGTGATGgtggctctgctgctgctgcttgtggGACTACTTCACTTTGGGAAACTCGGGGCTTTGCAAAAGTAA
- the LOC137137570 gene encoding uncharacterized protein isoform X2 — MFRQQQDNMEVTAHCLRLVMLLIILLNGRVHNSAFRIIPTKLQLFQYESVSFQCEGLDGSTQLRGIRNTEGFLSVCNSNETATTSCTIDRAYLTDSGEYWCETKGGNKSNIVSITVTGGRFIANSSTGEIIIHRVSKSDEGLYKCNISDVGESPQSLLIIKEPHKDTSSSSDDFIHVYLVLRTVFTIVMVALLLLLVGLLHFGKLGALQK; from the exons ATGTTCAGACAGCAGCAAGACAACATGGAGGTCACAGCTCACTGCCTCAGACTGG TGATGCTTTTAATCATTCTGCTGAATGGACGTGTCCATAACAGTG CTTTTCGTATCATCCCAACTAAACTGCAGCTCTTCCAATACGAGTCTGTGTCCTTTCAGTGTGAGGGTCTCGATGGCTCCACTCAACTGAGGGGTATCAGAAATACTGAGGGATTTCTTTCAGTATGTAATTCAAATGAGACAGCAACAACTTCCTGCACCATTGACAGAGCCTACTTAACAGACAGTGGAGAATACTGGTGTGAGACTAAAGgaggaaataaaagcaacatCGTCAGCATCACTGTGACTG GTGGACGTTTCATAGCAAACAGCTCTACAGGAGAAATTATCATTCACAGAGTTTCCAAGTCTGACGAAGGACTTTACAAATGTAACATCTCTGATGTTGGGGAATCACCACAGAGCCTGTTGATTATTAAag AGCCTCACAAAGACACGTCTTCATCCTCAGATGACTTCATTCACGTTTATCTTGTCTTGCGAACTGTTTTCACCATAGTGATGgtggctctgctgctgctgcttgtggGACTACTTCACTTTGGGAAACTCGGGGCTTTGCAAAAGTAA
- the LOC137137570 gene encoding high affinity immunoglobulin gamma Fc receptor I-like isoform X1 yields MFRQQQDNMEVTAHCLRLVMLLIILLNGRVHNSAFRIIPTKLQLFQYESVSFQCEGLDGSTQLRGIRNTEGFLSVCNSNETATTSCTIDRAYLTDSGEYWCETKGGNKSNIVSITVTAGPVILESPVLPVMEGGCVTLSCRIKTTSFNIFPSFYKGGRFIANSSTGEIIIHRVSKSDEGLYKCNISDVGESPQSLLIIKEPHKDTSSSSDDFIHVYLVLRTVFTIVMVALLLLLVGLLHFGKLGALQK; encoded by the exons ATGTTCAGACAGCAGCAAGACAACATGGAGGTCACAGCTCACTGCCTCAGACTGG TGATGCTTTTAATCATTCTGCTGAATGGACGTGTCCATAACAGTG CTTTTCGTATCATCCCAACTAAACTGCAGCTCTTCCAATACGAGTCTGTGTCCTTTCAGTGTGAGGGTCTCGATGGCTCCACTCAACTGAGGGGTATCAGAAATACTGAGGGATTTCTTTCAGTATGTAATTCAAATGAGACAGCAACAACTTCCTGCACCATTGACAGAGCCTACTTAACAGACAGTGGAGAATACTGGTGTGAGACTAAAGgaggaaataaaagcaacatCGTCAGCATCACTGTGACTG ctggTCCTGTGATCCTGGAGAGTCCTGTTCTCCCTGTTATGGAGGGAGGCTGTGTGACTCTGAGCTGCAGAATCAAGACGACGTCCTTCaatatttttccttctttctatAAAGGTGGACGTTTCATAGCAAACAGCTCTACAGGAGAAATTATCATTCACAGAGTTTCCAAGTCTGACGAAGGACTTTACAAATGTAACATCTCTGATGTTGGGGAATCACCACAGAGCCTGTTGATTATTAAag AGCCTCACAAAGACACGTCTTCATCCTCAGATGACTTCATTCACGTTTATCTTGTCTTGCGAACTGTTTTCACCATAGTGATGgtggctctgctgctgctgcttgtggGACTACTTCACTTTGGGAAACTCGGGGCTTTGCAAAAGTAA
- the LOC137137569 gene encoding butyrophilin subfamily 3 member A2-like isoform X1 has translation MGKKIMQQNSDLLFLSHSPRLVRVVVFCVLVLSCRASDDAAPLVINLSGIDRDSGGMVLQCESKGWYPEPEVLWLDGEGNFLSAGPTETVRGPDGLYNVSSRVTVGKRHGHRFTLRVQQNNTNQTRETHIDVSDYFFNVQSSFSCVTVGLAVSLAVCVELILVLVFILWKKEHYKSKRKQRDEMDERKSRSHFKVMKTDAEISTEDKKESEQLMEQMEDLNKGNVLNVAEHVSTEKAHRQYNTGRGTLKKKKKKLRL, from the exons ATGGGTAAAAAAATCATGCAACAG AACTCTGATCTGTTGTTCCTTTCTCATTCACCCAGACTTGTCAGAGTTGTGGTTTTCTGTGTTCTCGTGCTCTCTTGTAGAG CATCAGATGATGCTGCCCCCCTTGTCATCAATTTATCTGGAATAGACAGAGACAGTGGAGGTATGGTTTTACAGTGTGAGTCTAAAGGCTGGTATCCAGAGCCTgaggtgttgtggttggacgGTGAGGGAAACTTCCTCTCTGCTGGACctacagagacagtcagaggtCCTGATGGCCTCTATAatgtcagcagcagagtcacTGTGGGCAAGAGACACGGACACAGATTCACTCTTAGAGTCCAACAGAACAACACCAACCagaccagagagacacacatagaTGTTTCAG ATTACTTCTTCAATGTCCAGTCCAGTTTTTCTTGTGTCACAGTGGGTTTGGCTGTTAGTTTGGCTGTTTGTGTCGAGCTAATTCTTGTCCTTGTCTTTATTCTGTGGAAGAAGGAACACTACA AGTCTAAGAGAAAGCAGAGGGACGAAATGGATGAGAGAAAAAGTAGGAGCCACTTTAAAGTTATGAAAACTGATGCTGAGATATCtactgaagacaaaaaagagagTGAGCAGCTAATGGAGCAAATGGAGGATTTGAACAAgggaaatgtattaaatgttgcAGAACATGTAAGTACAGAAAAAGCACATAGGCAATATAATACAGGAAggggaacattaaaaaaaaaaaaaaaaaaactcagactTTGA
- the LOC137137569 gene encoding butyrophilin subfamily 3 member A2-like isoform X2: MGKKIMQQNSDLLFLSHSPRLVRVVVFCVLVLSCRASDDAAPLVINLSGIDRDSGGMVLQCESKGWYPEPEVLWLDGEGNFLSAGPTETVRGPDGLYNVSSRVTVGKRHGHRFTLRVQQNNTNQTRETHIDVSDYFFNVQSSFSCVTVGLAVSLAVCVELILVLVFILWKKEHYKSKRKQRDEMDERKSRSHFKVMKTDAEISTEDKKESEQLMEQMEDLNKGNVLNVAEHLDGNLTEINN; the protein is encoded by the exons ATGGGTAAAAAAATCATGCAACAG AACTCTGATCTGTTGTTCCTTTCTCATTCACCCAGACTTGTCAGAGTTGTGGTTTTCTGTGTTCTCGTGCTCTCTTGTAGAG CATCAGATGATGCTGCCCCCCTTGTCATCAATTTATCTGGAATAGACAGAGACAGTGGAGGTATGGTTTTACAGTGTGAGTCTAAAGGCTGGTATCCAGAGCCTgaggtgttgtggttggacgGTGAGGGAAACTTCCTCTCTGCTGGACctacagagacagtcagaggtCCTGATGGCCTCTATAatgtcagcagcagagtcacTGTGGGCAAGAGACACGGACACAGATTCACTCTTAGAGTCCAACAGAACAACACCAACCagaccagagagacacacatagaTGTTTCAG ATTACTTCTTCAATGTCCAGTCCAGTTTTTCTTGTGTCACAGTGGGTTTGGCTGTTAGTTTGGCTGTTTGTGTCGAGCTAATTCTTGTCCTTGTCTTTATTCTGTGGAAGAAGGAACACTACA AGTCTAAGAGAAAGCAGAGGGACGAAATGGATGAGAGAAAAAGTAGGAGCCACTTTAAAGTTATGAAAACTGATGCTGAGATATCtactgaagacaaaaaagagagTGAGCAGCTAATGGAGCAAATGGAGGATTTGAACAAgggaaatgtattaaatgttgcAGAACAT tTGGATGGAAACCTTACTGAGATCAACAACTAG